A genomic segment from Candidatus Zixiibacteriota bacterium encodes:
- a CDS encoding decaprenyl-phosphate phosphoribosyltransferase has product MFSSILKLIRPTQWLKNGIVLAPLIFAGELTHTGKLLVALGATVLFCLFSSSVYIFNDIIDYEKDRLHPLKKDRPLAAGKISRGTAATLMAMLLAAGLILAWFINPTFFIISAAFIVLNLLYTVWLKNVVLVDVMAIAVSFVLRAYAGAYAIDVPASKWLLINTLLLALFLGFGKRRHELVFLEDNAAAHRKILSRYSPYLLDQLIGVVTPAVVVMYMLYSFSTEVSAKLGTENLFLTTPFVVYGIFRYLYLIHKEEKGGSPTKVLITDVPILLTVVLWLITVSIVLYLV; this is encoded by the coding sequence ATGTTCTCCTCCATTCTCAAGTTGATAAGACCGACCCAGTGGCTGAAAAACGGCATTGTACTGGCGCCGCTGATTTTCGCCGGTGAATTGACACACACCGGTAAACTGCTCGTCGCGCTTGGCGCCACGGTCCTGTTTTGTCTCTTTTCATCTTCGGTCTATATTTTCAACGACATAATCGATTACGAAAAAGACCGACTGCACCCGCTGAAAAAAGACCGTCCCCTCGCGGCAGGCAAAATCTCAAGAGGTACGGCGGCGACTCTCATGGCCATGCTGCTGGCGGCCGGCCTGATTCTGGCATGGTTTATAAACCCAACTTTCTTCATCATCTCGGCAGCCTTCATCGTCCTGAATCTGCTTTACACGGTCTGGCTCAAGAATGTTGTCCTGGTCGATGTCATGGCTATCGCGGTCAGTTTCGTCCTGAGAGCCTATGCCGGAGCCTATGCGATTGATGTTCCCGCATCCAAGTGGCTCCTGATTAACACTCTCCTTCTGGCGCTCTTCCTCGGGTTCGGCAAGAGACGGCATGAACTCGTGTTTCTCGAGGACAACGCCGCCGCCCATCGGAAGATTCTAAGCCGCTACTCACCGTACCTGCTCGACCAGCTAATCGGCGTGGTTACGCCGGCGGTGGTGGTGATGTACATGCTTTACTCGTTCTCGACCGAAGTATCGGCCAAGCTGGGCACGGAAAACCTGTTTTTGACAACGCCGTTCGTTGTCTATGGAATCTTCAGATATCTCTACCTCATCCACAAAGAGGAAAAAGGCGGCTCGCCGACAAAAGTGCTTATCACCGATGTCCCCATTCTGCTGACAGTTGTCCTTTGGCTGATCACAGTGTCGATCGTGTTGTATCTGGTATAA
- a CDS encoding phospholipase A, giving the protein MSAFNRICILSPVVLVMILAASVSGADEVSRDFQMIRTGPGLSLHKEMFMLPVTFSDEYDGAQTEAVFQISAKHRIFSLPIYFAYTQISFWQAYDHNNSAPFRETNYNPEMFWRTARFERWGGQFGADVGFEHESNGQRPPISRSWNLLYFSPYYFRDNVLLYLKLRYRIPEDEKEDPEDAVGDDNPDITDYLGHSDINVYYRFYRNHLLHLMVRGNLNTGNGGMVLTYCIPIPKAALSYFMVRVSHGYGESLVDYKQSLTRVGIGISFSR; this is encoded by the coding sequence ATGTCAGCATTCAATCGAATATGTATCCTGTCCCCAGTTGTGTTGGTGATGATTCTGGCCGCGTCGGTATCCGGCGCCGACGAAGTATCACGGGACTTTCAAATGATTCGCACCGGCCCCGGCCTGTCGCTGCACAAGGAAATGTTCATGCTGCCGGTGACCTTCTCCGATGAATACGATGGCGCGCAGACCGAGGCTGTCTTTCAAATTAGCGCCAAACACCGCATCTTCAGTCTGCCGATCTATTTCGCCTACACCCAGATTTCGTTCTGGCAGGCTTATGATCACAACAACTCCGCGCCGTTTCGGGAGACGAATTACAACCCGGAGATGTTCTGGCGGACGGCGCGTTTCGAGCGATGGGGTGGACAGTTCGGCGCCGATGTCGGCTTTGAGCACGAATCCAACGGTCAGAGACCGCCCATCTCACGAAGCTGGAACCTGTTATATTTTTCTCCTTACTATTTCCGCGATAACGTTCTTTTGTATCTCAAACTTCGGTACCGCATCCCGGAAGATGAAAAGGAAGACCCCGAGGATGCGGTGGGTGATGACAACCCCGATATAACTGATTATCTGGGTCACAGCGATATCAACGTGTACTACCGTTTTTATCGCAATCATCTGTTGCATCTGATGGTGCGTGGGAATCTGAACACCGGCAACGGGGGGATGGTGCTGACATATTGTATTCCGATACCCAAAGCGGCCTTGAGTTATTTCATGGTGCGGGTATCACACGGTTATGGCGAGAGCCTCGTGGACTACAAGCAATCCCTCACCCGGGTGGGTATCGGCATATCGTTCTCTCGGTAA
- a CDS encoding isocitrate/isopropylmalate dehydrogenase family protein yields the protein MAKTVTLIPGDGIGPEITDAVVRVIEASGAGIEWDRQLAGIPAVQEFGVSVPDQLMDSVRRNKVALKGPLTTLVGKGFRSANVTLRKQLDLYANLRPVRSIGGIHSRFEKVDLVIVRENTEDLYSGIENLISPGVTQAIKVVTERASQRIARFAFEYARKNGRRKITLVHKANIMKISDGLFLNSFEEIAKEYPDIIAEDKIVDALSMNLVMDPTKFDVLLLGNMFGDIVSDLAAGLVGGLGVVPGANLGDEYAVFEAVHGSAPDIAGKNLANPTALLFSALLMLRHLGENAAADRIWKSVLVTLAEGKCLTRDLGGNCSTTEFTDELIKEVSARAK from the coding sequence ATGGCCAAAACAGTAACATTGATACCGGGCGATGGCATCGGGCCGGAAATAACCGATGCGGTTGTGCGGGTGATCGAAGCATCGGGGGCCGGCATAGAGTGGGACCGCCAACTGGCGGGTATCCCCGCGGTGCAGGAATTCGGCGTGTCTGTGCCGGATCAGTTGATGGATTCGGTCCGGCGCAATAAAGTCGCGCTCAAAGGCCCGCTGACCACGCTCGTGGGCAAAGGCTTCCGATCCGCCAATGTCACTCTTCGCAAACAGCTCGACCTGTACGCCAATCTCAGGCCGGTGAGGTCCATTGGCGGAATACACAGCCGGTTCGAAAAAGTCGATCTGGTTATCGTGCGCGAAAATACCGAAGACCTCTATTCCGGAATCGAGAATCTGATATCGCCAGGAGTGACACAGGCGATTAAAGTCGTGACCGAACGAGCCTCACAGCGCATCGCCCGCTTCGCCTTCGAGTACGCCCGCAAGAACGGCCGCAGGAAAATCACGCTGGTGCACAAGGCGAATATCATGAAGATATCCGATGGGCTGTTTCTCAATTCGTTCGAAGAAATCGCCAAAGAATATCCCGATATCATCGCCGAGGACAAGATTGTCGATGCGCTCTCGATGAATCTCGTGATGGATCCCACCAAGTTCGATGTCCTGCTGTTGGGTAATATGTTCGGCGATATTGTCAGCGACCTGGCGGCCGGACTGGTGGGCGGCCTGGGGGTGGTGCCGGGAGCGAACCTTGGCGATGAGTACGCGGTTTTTGAAGCGGTCCACGGTTCCGCGCCGGATATCGCCGGGAAAAATCTGGCCAATCCGACCGCGCTACTGTTTTCGGCTCTTCTGATGCTCCGGCATCTGGGCGAAAACGCGGCGGCGGATCGAATCTGGAAATCGGTTCTGGTGACACTGGCCGAAGGAAAGTGCCTGACTCGCGATCTGGGCGGCAACTGCTCGACCACCGAGTTCACCGATGAACTGATCAAGGAGGTTTCGGCCCGCGCAAAATAG
- a CDS encoding Xaa-Pro peptidase family protein — translation MVTDAVYYFKKARSRALLLLIGLVCVLLLKAEGNDRNASVPMTFGPEVYTERRLALLDSLGDGMAIIYSRGDWGEMGYRADGDFWYLTGLDDPGAILLLAPREKHRAVLFLAPRDPEEERWLGERASLTDSLKTALQVDDINRTSELDWWLTSRIGHLPVLHMISRPVGPGSEIPPDMALYSKICDRIPGVTTKNSSKFLEAMRMRKSPSEIAAIEKAIEVTYQGLIESLPLIRPGVSEFQLAAKLQESCKQQGAQFASFAPIVGAGRHSTVLHYGRLDKEIKPGELVLIDFGAEWNHYAADITRTFPVDGKFTEAQAQIYDVVLEAQKAAIEAIKPGITPDSVHAIARGVIQRAGYVDAFIHGTSHYLGIETHDVGDYWQPLEPGMVITVEPGVYLPESGIGIRIEDDVLVTENGHRVLSNQIPKERTEIEQWMALTDH, via the coding sequence ATGGTGACAGATGCCGTGTACTATTTCAAAAAGGCTCGATCGCGGGCACTGCTTCTGCTGATTGGTCTCGTCTGCGTTCTTTTGCTGAAAGCTGAAGGCAATGACCGGAATGCCTCGGTGCCAATGACGTTTGGACCGGAGGTTTACACAGAGCGCCGTCTGGCGTTACTCGATTCGCTTGGCGACGGTATGGCCATAATCTATTCCAGAGGAGATTGGGGCGAGATGGGCTATCGCGCCGACGGGGACTTCTGGTATCTGACCGGACTTGATGATCCCGGAGCTATCTTGCTTCTGGCTCCCAGGGAGAAGCACCGTGCCGTGCTGTTCCTGGCCCCAAGAGACCCGGAAGAAGAGCGTTGGCTGGGCGAACGAGCGTCTCTCACTGACTCATTGAAGACGGCTCTGCAGGTAGACGATATCAATCGCACTTCGGAACTTGACTGGTGGCTCACAAGCCGCATCGGGCATTTGCCGGTTCTACACATGATCTCACGACCTGTAGGCCCAGGATCCGAAATCCCGCCAGACATGGCCCTCTACAGCAAGATTTGCGATCGTATACCGGGAGTCACAACGAAGAATTCTTCAAAGTTTCTGGAAGCGATGCGGATGCGAAAGAGTCCATCAGAGATTGCCGCAATAGAGAAGGCGATTGAAGTTACTTATCAGGGATTGATAGAATCACTACCGCTGATTCGCCCGGGTGTCTCCGAATTCCAGCTCGCCGCGAAACTTCAGGAATCGTGCAAACAGCAAGGTGCTCAGTTTGCTTCCTTTGCGCCGATCGTTGGGGCTGGAAGACACTCGACTGTTCTCCACTATGGACGACTTGACAAGGAAATAAAGCCGGGAGAACTCGTTCTGATTGATTTCGGGGCGGAATGGAATCACTATGCTGCTGATATTACGCGAACTTTCCCCGTAGATGGCAAATTCACGGAAGCTCAGGCACAAATCTATGATGTAGTTCTCGAGGCGCAGAAGGCGGCAATTGAAGCAATCAAACCTGGCATCACGCCAGACTCTGTTCATGCTATCGCCAGAGGTGTCATTCAAAGAGCCGGGTATGTCGATGCGTTCATCCATGGCACATCACACTACCTCGGCATAGAGACTCACGATGTTGGGGATTATTGGCAGCCGCTGGAGCCCGGAATGGTAATCACCGTTGAGCCCGGTGTCTATTTGCCGGAATCCGGGATTGGTATCCGGATAGAAGATGATGTCCTTGTTACGGAAAATGGTCACCGGGTCCTTTCAAACCAGATTCCCAAGGAGAGAACCGAAATTGAGCAGTGGATGGCGCTCACCGATCACTGA
- a CDS encoding Fic family protein → MDIRDFNSGKWLKGYKYKYFLPNEINHDWEISDSILQRKIEIVSLRLGELNSFAKFVPNIDLFIQSYVMKEAVTSSRIEGTNTNMEQAFSDELDVNPEHRDDWQETKKYVEATNGALTKLNKLPLSNRLIRDTHATLLSHVRGKNKSPGEFRRSQNWIGGATIDNAIFVPPSAEHIENLMSDLEKFLQNEHVAIPHLVKVAIAHYQFETIHPFLDGNGRIGRLLITLYLVSVGMLDRPLLYASDYFEKNKGLYYDKLTLVRDKHDLLGWIHFFLQAIEATSIEAAVALKDILALKEQLTSGKVPTLGRKAKNGQRFLDLLFVRPMVTAGLVSKELELSSKASNDLLRDFVSLGILRETTGYKRNRLFEFTDYLEIMKR, encoded by the coding sequence ATGGATATAAGAGATTTCAATTCCGGCAAATGGCTAAAGGGGTACAAATACAAATATTTTCTGCCAAACGAAATAAACCACGATTGGGAAATTTCGGATTCCATACTCCAGCGAAAAATCGAGATCGTCTCTCTACGACTTGGGGAGCTCAACTCGTTCGCAAAATTTGTACCCAATATCGATCTATTCATTCAGTCCTACGTGATGAAGGAGGCGGTTACTTCCAGCCGTATTGAGGGTACCAATACGAATATGGAGCAGGCCTTTTCCGATGAACTCGACGTTAACCCGGAGCACCGCGACGACTGGCAGGAAACGAAAAAATATGTCGAGGCGACAAATGGTGCACTGACAAAGCTAAATAAACTTCCCCTGTCCAACCGGTTGATCAGAGACACTCACGCCACTCTACTCTCGCATGTGCGTGGAAAGAACAAGAGTCCGGGGGAATTCCGCAGAAGTCAGAACTGGATCGGCGGGGCAACCATAGACAACGCCATATTCGTACCGCCGTCCGCCGAACACATTGAAAACCTGATGTCGGACCTCGAAAAATTTCTGCAGAACGAGCACGTCGCCATTCCGCATCTCGTCAAAGTCGCAATCGCTCATTACCAGTTCGAAACCATCCACCCGTTTCTCGACGGCAACGGACGCATTGGACGGCTCTTGATTACGTTGTATCTAGTCAGCGTCGGGATGCTCGACCGCCCGCTCTTATATGCTTCCGACTATTTCGAGAAGAACAAGGGTCTTTATTATGACAAACTCACTCTGGTTCGGGATAAGCACGACCTGCTGGGATGGATACACTTCTTCCTACAGGCAATCGAGGCAACCTCTATCGAAGCCGCTGTTGCCCTGAAGGACATTCTGGCTCTCAAGGAGCAGTTGACATCAGGCAAGGTGCCGACACTCGGCAGGAAGGCAAAAAACGGTCAGCGGTTTCTGGACCTGCTTTTTGTAAGGCCGATGGTTACTGCCGGGCTGGTGAGCAAAGAACTCGAGCTGTCGTCGAAAGCAAGTAATGATCTTCTGCGTGATTTCGTCTCTCTTGGGATTCTCAGGGAGACAACCGGTTATAAGCGTAACCGGTTGTTCGAGTTCACCGACTATCTGGAGATTATGAAGCGGTAG